TGTTTCTTCTACACAAATTTGTATCGAACTTGACTCCAAATGATGTGAAGGCGAATTTATTATTGTATGTACGCACATATGTACGAAAATTTTCAGATTCACTTGAGTCAgaagtaaataattaataaagttgATCAGGAATTTGACTAAAAGCTAATGATATAGTTCCATCACCACAACAAAAACCGTTTGGTTcatgataaaatttttttgcTCCACAATGTTTACATGATGGTACTAATGGTAAATAATCTGGTTCAAGAATTGTAGTGtgtaatatttgtttaaaataagGAGATTTGCCTTGTCGTTTTcctatataaaagaaaaaggaaataataaattaattgatgataaagtattaaatattaacatagGAATTAATGAAAGAAGGTGTTAATTTATACATTACCCGAATTGAAATTTAACGTGCTTTCAGAATTGAATTCTTCTTCATTAAGATAATTAACCtatggaagaattttttttaatatttatttaatagaatgagaaaaaaaaagaaggaaatattttttcacaagaAATAGTTATGAATAAACCTGATTGCTCAACATTGAAGGAGAGGTATCATTATGGACGTTAGTTTCAGAAGAATTGATATTCGAAGATGATCCAATTTCTCTTATACAAATGGCTTCATTGTTGtttgaacaaaaagagagagcagACTGAGCTTGTGTTTGCCTTCgcattttattatttggaagttttttcAACTCAgcatatctctctcttttttttcgacgaatctcttcttttttctcctttgatTGCGCACTATACCAACTTTTTGTTGCCGGATGTTTTTCACGCTCTTCAAAGTTTATTCATAGAACAAGTTAGATAAAATTGAATAGAATTGGTGttaataatgtttaaatatcTTTTACATTTAATAATTCCATCTTACCAGTCGGCATAAAGTTATGGAAGATTATAAATTCTTTGTCGATTTCAGAGCGTAatctaaaaaagatttgaaaacaTATTAAAGATGTAGCtagatatgtatgtatatatgacaACAAATATgcataacaaatattataagcatttatattaaaagcaaaagaagaaaataattaattcgaAAGAATTTCATACAAATGATATTAAGTGAACGAAATGAAATAGTAAATCTTAGaatagaacaagaaaaatgctagggAGTCCGTTTTggactctttttttttgtagtttttttttacttagtgataaagaaaatattgtttaataatattgtgaatttttttctttttttaaaaatattttaaagtgttaaaataatgttgtggaaaaaaaaaattttaagattttttgctttttttttttatattatttttttaacacttttaaatactttttaagaaaaagaaaaaaattcacaatattattaaacaatattttcttaatcactaagtaaaaaaaaataaaaaataaaataaaaaataaaaaatgcaatcgGAAAAATCAACCAAGAGCTCAAAACAAGCTCCCTAGCATTTCTCATAGAACAAATCTattaaaagaaatcaatatCATGACGAAAACAAATATTCAGACAACAAACATATATTATCAACAATTTATCTTGACGACAAgtgcatttatataaatataaaaaaattgaaaaatattttttcagataagataaaagagaaCATACCAGAAAGTAGAGGACAAACAAAAGAACAGTGCAAATAGAGGAAATTGATAACAACCGGATTGACGAACAGTAAAATAAGAGCAAAAGCAGCAAatctgtaaaaaagaaaaaatacattagaaaaaatattttaataataataaccaattaaattaataaatttagcatttataggaaaaaaatttggaaggaaaaaaacaatgcattaaatgaaatttattatcattactatttttaataaaacatataagaaaaataaaataaaaacaaataagaggCTGTAAAAGAactacaaaaatgaaaaatattggaaatgctactttattttttttggtttttgttataATCTTTGTACTAATGAGCTACTGTTTATCAAGCTTTTGGAATTTTGCCACCAAAGTTTGGAAACAATGGTACTAAGTACTGGACGCGTGTACCTAAAGAATTTGTTTTAAGTCTACGTTGAcctttagttatttattactaaaGTCACTAATTAAAGCAGCCTATGATCATATAATACTGCACTTACAACggtaaacatgcatgcatatactcCCCCAGACTTCAGTGGCTAGTTTGGACCAAAACCATAAATTTATacatcatttttcttgaaaaagttaACGCAAAGATGCTTGATTGATCGGTTTTATGCTCTGCACTTTCAATTTATTAAGTATctatgtttgggtaatgagatgagataataattttttaaatagtaatgaaattgtttataaatagtagtgaaataatttgaattaagatattttattgagttttaaaaaatgaaatagaaaaaattaaatacaaatattataaaagttaacaatttgtttgaatataattttttattttaaaatttgaaaatattgtattattttttatattttatttaaaaatttaaaattttttaatgattacatgataaaattatagattttaaattaaaaaatattttatatttaactaatatatctaaaaaatcttataaaaaattttgaaataaaatgaaaagtactCATCTCACTTTCCATATATGGCCTAAGTATTAGTTATGATTTCGTGCAAGGCTTTTTAGTACGtacttcctagctagctaggtaggtaGTTCAATATTTGCAGCTAGAATTTAGGATAAATATGCTAAAAGATATTGCCAACAATcatgtaaataagtaaaataattattataaaacataaacaccagactttttttatattaaaagggaTCAGGACATACCAAAAAGCAGGGACTAATAAAAGGCAAGTGAAAATGTAGGATTCCAACGATCGCGATGGGCACAACTgaaataaagatataatcaacagatatgttttaaaaaaaatataatataataaaaatataattatatttattcagTTTAACTATATTAACATATTAgggataataataaatacaataaattggAACATATTATTTACTTTGTAATAGATATATGAATTGATTTAAATTATCAATAAACTATATTTTCATGTGTTATTAGGTTCCATGTACAATTCTtatactaagtaaaaaaatttaataaattatgtgcTGGTAGCTAGGTCCATGTAAATGAGATATTTGTAGTGTTATTAAACACACACtaatttttaagtaaatctttttatattttagagttttaaaaataatatagttttaaaaaattaatttatttaaatgattttattattttaagaatattatttaatattcattaatttatcAGAATATTGTTTGTTAATAAAGCTACACTAACATATTAGAATATCatctcttaatatttttttattcaaattctatGAACAACCGTCATATTATgtaaacaaaaataactatataattcaaataaaatttgtaagatTGGAAATAAAAGTCGTATAATATTCCAATggattattttacaaatttatattttctaataactttaatataatttattagcaAGTTGGTGTTAAAGTTTCAAGGGCCAAAAGGCAAAAACCCTAAGTCAAAAGGCCCTATAAATATATCGCTACACAAGTCACAACTTCCagatttttctttactttatccctctccctctttcttcGTCCTTCTCATTTCTTCGTTACCCAGGCTGCACTTCTCTTCTTTCATGTTCTTCtcaacaacaaaacacaaatttgtgtgtattttatttctttgcatATTTCCTTCAAACTTTACAAATCCGAGattctatttttcagatatgTAGAAAAAATTTCTACTTTGTTGCGTCTGATATGTAAGAGAGCATGTTGAGATCTGtaagtttttttctattttttggctTCTCGGTTGATACTTATTTCTTGTttctgtttaatttttatttaattgttgcttgaggttttttctcttcctttggttagatatgcattttcgacttttgcaatttttttttccacctcACAGATCTGAGAGTTTATTTGTAAcatgtagatgtttttttttgttactttttttttttttggttttatgtagatttgaaacttgattttttcttattattggtgtttgtatattaatttttgaaaatgttaccAGTTAACCTCTTATGTAACACAATAATAGAGACAATAACTGAGATAGAAATCGAaggtagaagaagaaataacaCCGGTGAGCTTAGTTTTGGCAATTTTTTTCCAATTGTTCTTGTGAGCaaattatgtaatataataagcaataaaaaaaattttactcagaagaaggaaaataagaaatcaTACCAGACGATGATGCAAACCGTGACAAGCATACAACAAAGTTTTCAGATTTTGGTAAATAGATAGAACTCTAGGTTCATGAAGAccaaaaattgtatataaaaacgGTGGGTAAATAGATAAAACAACAGGATAAgcataacaaattaaaagacTAAAAAGTAAGTCGGTTATGTGAAGAACTTGACAAAATTAAGggtaaatatgtaaatatgccAATAAAGATAATAGTCGGCAGAAATAAggttaaaattgtaaaaaaaaaaaagatcagcaGATAACGCAAATGAAtgatagaaaagaaaagtaaatataaatgcaggggtaaaattggaaaaaaatttagacGAAAATATTGTTTCCCAGTTATTCGCACTACAGGATAAgcataacaaattaaaagacTAAAAAGTAAGTCGGTTATGCGAAGAACTTAACAAAAGTAAGGGTAAATCTGTAAATATGCCAATAAAGATAATAGTCGGCAGAAAGAAggttaaaattgtaaaaagaaaatcaacagATAACAGAAATGAAGGATAGAAAAGGAAAGTAAATATAAATGCAGGGGTaaaatcgagaaaaaaaaatttagacgaAAATACTGTTCCCCAGCTATTcgcactttatatataagtagatatattACCAACACTAtcttaaaagaaatgattttttgttttagtttttagggacatgtaattttattattaaggTAGAAAAGGCAAGAGTTGAAATTTTGACTCCGtgattttctcaaaatatttagacCCAAGTGTTAAACAATTAAGGTTAAAATAATGAGGTGATCTCAcgtaattgtaaataataataaaaaatatacaagggCATGAATCTACTATCATCATCAGTAACGGCGActaaagatatatatagttgtCGTATTAGTTCTAAGCGAATCGTAACATTTGAAGAAAAACCTATTCTTTTATAGGTTTAGATAAAGAGCAATTGTTGTAATATACATGCACCAGTAATTCTAGATagtttgattataaaaaaaataaaaaataaatctcatattatttatcgaataattatattttcaaattcttcttATAATCACCCGCTGATCATCAACGCGTGGTCCCTTCGATCCGTCTGCATCGCCAGCTCATTCACAGCCAATTTACTTATGGGTCAAAGCTCGGTCAACCAGCCCAGTGCAAGCTACCTCACTCTCACGTACTCTTCCACTGTTTCACCTGTCTCTTTTGAAGTTACATCGATCTATTCACTTTAGCTAGGCCCcaccccgtttggattgagataaacaattacaactcattttattttattattataatttttttaaatttttaaataaaatataataaataatttaatttttttaaattttaaaataattctcgGATAAGTTAATTTGTAAAACGTGGattatgcatgcattcatgccTTCCTCATCGCTGCTACGTACAAAATTGCTGTTCTTGTTTAAAATACGTTTCAGTACTTGGATATGTACATATAACCCTCATTAAGTATAGCCGTTGGATTTATGCATGCTGACCATCCGTATAGAATCTTGTCATGACATTGCTCCTTCTGCCACATTGTTCCAAGAACATCAATGACAAATCATGTCAGGATGCAATTTGACTACTGTgataagatatataattaagagGGAAAATTAAATCAAGGGGCCAGATTCGTGGAAACTTCATTACCAACGTAAGTACTGCAGACAGTAAAAGACTTTGGGGACGCATCTTGAAGAATGGATGTCGTTTAGTGGCAATTTAACAAGTCAAGATCACAACAGTACATCTCATCACAACATATTTTCAACCAAAAAGGTAAAGAGGGGAAGAAAAGCAAACCCCATAAAAGTATAATCACAGCTATATATAtgggaaaatgatttacctacaacacattttacaatatattgtacaacaatgtaTTAAATGGAGAGTATTATTgtaaatcatcttataaaaataagatgattttacaataatgccccccatttaacacattattgtacaatgtgttgtaaaatatattgtaggtgtatcattactcatatatatatatatattcaaccaAAGCCATGATCATGACTACTACCATTCTTCGAAGTTTCTTGTACGTATTATTCTTGAccattgctacacaacctccaccacactccacactccatatttttttaaattttttaaatttttaatatttttttaaaattttttttaagtttattctttttaaattattttttattttttatttattatttatataataaatatttaataaaagaaaaaaataataaaaattaaaaataatgtgaagtgtggagtgttaggaggttgtgaagatttttttattattctttcctGGCTAATGCATGGGGTGTTTCAGAAAGTGGAAACCTATGAAGCCCCGGCCCATTGGAAATAACAAGATCTCTTCCAACTGTTCACGGCCCTTCCCCGCCGTAAACTCTATGAAAAGATGTTTCATTAATATCGGAGTTTGATAACTTGTTTTCATTAGACGAGCTCTAattattggtatatatataaaagatctAGATGTTCAATATATATAGTCGGTTCAAATTATATGAGTAATGATCAAACTTTATCTTATCTTAAATGAAATTAGGAGCTCATgtcaaataaaaactttttaatatttttaatgaagtaatACTCATGTCACATTGATTGATTgtaattaaaataggttaaataattaattgtatgaatattattatttatttctgtAGATGTAAGAGTTTGGCTATAATTAGGtaactaagttgataagtttaaatagaattaggtgactaaaatgatagactttatcttattttttgtttagtaATTTAGATGAATGTAAAACACTTAAATTTGACTATAGCTGTTTTGATTCTATCTAAAAGTTATTAAGAAGTATTTTAGATAAGTTAAGAATGTAAAAATCGAGTTTCGAGAGTTTTAGTATTATCTAGATAAGAGTTTGAATGAGAAACTGTTACTGCTAAGAAGATAaagcaaagttttaaatttcgtttcATACCAGTTGATAAGATCGaaatataccgtaccggccaggTAGCCAGTACAGAGAAGGACTGAGTTTCATACCTGTCAGAATTTTAGCCGTTTCGACCTGTACCAGCCGATATTTCAGATTTCAGCctatacttcttcttcttcttctttttttttttttttttcatttcttcctcaTATTTAGACTCATAATTCAGaccaaactatttataatttatattttttcatttcttcctcatttttaGACCCTTAATTCAGaccaaactatttataatttatatgtaatttatttatatatagattattattttggaaaatataatttttatatatttatatatataatttatccatatatagactattctgAAACGATACTTGTACCGAAATATCTCGTTTTAATGTCTCGACCGaaatggtattcaaaacattgagaTAAAGTGCCAGATGTCAACATTCCATCAATAAAGCCCATCGTGACAGAGACACTCCATCAGCAGAATCCTACTACAATTCAAACTgctttcagattgtttatttaagagaTCCTATTGGTTAGAATATATAGAGATTtagttttggatatttttttagatCACTTTCCAATGcgtattttggtgagaaaattcgttgaaaaattttcatattatttatctcAAAGAATATGATTGTTGATCCAAGATTGAGATAGCGTGATCGTGATTCAGCAGCTTCTAGAGTTCCAAGAGAAAAGTTAATGTTTGAAGATCGTTTAAAGTTCTGGCTGATACTGCAGCAGAGACAAACGAGTCGTTTGTCGTGTCAAGTAAGAGAGTGAATTGACAAATGTTTTATAATTGAGACTTACTTgtacttaattttaaaataataaaattaaattttctgaGTTTAGCTACCCTGTagggttttacttttaaataattttttaaaaggttttcttttgttacaaattttggtgttatgaaatttatttacttatgtTATTGCTTTATTATTAAATAGTTGCATGGTTGatgactaaccaatttgttaaGTGAATTGATAGAACGTTGTGTTACAATATATGGACATTTAGGGAATTTCAATTTTGAAGACACTTAagtaaattttggaaaatgaaatagatacaattatttttacaactttgcttTAAATCATGGAGGACATTTTAATAAAGTAATGATACTCCTATAGCTGTTTTATAATCATATcaatctttcatttaaaataacgttataaaaatgattgtagttctcattatttaaataaaccATGATAACTATTATATGATCTTGATCGAAATTGCACTTTTTGAGGGGGGGATTTCAGCCTGATCAGATCATGATCGAGTAGGGATTTTACTAATGATCagttaacagaaacagaaaacgATTAgtctatataattatacaattaagtTAATGTGAACTGTGAAAACATGCATGTTGAAGCTGAAAATTAACAAAGAGTTGATCAGGGGCCAACAAAACGTTGTAGATCGAAGAAACTTAATTTGGGTTAATTCCTGCATGCACGCCCCAGAAGACCACGGACGTACGTACAGCTAAACAAGTAAGAGGAATGCAGGCTACCCTCTGATcattacgtacgtacgtacgccaACTTCTGTTGTTTTGTGCAGTGACGTTCCATGCAGCATTAATCTTTCCTAGCTTTTGTTGAGAGAGCCAAGATCAGTACGTAGTTACCtttaattattacatatatatatatatatatatatatttatatgaagctATACATATCGGTTTTGGTGAAAGTATTGGCCGGAATATTGGCATGGCAGCATTTGCACGTATCTGCAGGGTTTCCAATTTAAGCCCGGCCGGTTGATCTCTTTCCTGTTTCATTTGGAATTATAATTCATACCAAatggttaatatatatttttagggtACGTACTATCTATctccatgttatatatatatatatatatatatagctaggcgGCCGAGTACTGGCAGCTTATGATCAGATCTTTTGCCAATTTCTCATGGCTGGGTGGCCTCTGATCTCTTTTctccgatatatatatatatatatatataaatatatatataagttgcaGATAGACATGATAGGCACCTCCTAGCCAGCGTACTACTCATTTAtattactacatatatatatatatatatatatatgttttattcagtctttaattaaaaaaaaaaaaggaaaagaaaagagaatataTAGCCAGCTTGAGCTTCCCAATTAATCCTGATCAACACGTTTACTTAACTTGTacataatcataatatatatatagagtaatgttaaatacagtcgTTGAGTCATGTATAAGTATCAcgtaatatttttgaaatgaaactaaatccacaattataaaattaattttttttgtgtttcgtatatactcatttttttcaaaggccTACGAAAATTTTATACTCCACaactgcaaatatatatatgatagtttaATACAgtaaattaaattctaaaattcttttaattataatatagatCAGATAGATATCAAGATATgctgatttttaatttttttaattaaatataaaaaataatataaatcgatatatatatataattccctTGATATTTCGGAAATATCCAAAAAATGAAAGGGGGTTAGAAACGGTCACGAAACTCGAGGGGGATGAGGGAGCTCAGCAGAATGAGAACTGAAACTTTGTTATTGAACAGTTTGTTCTTTCCAATTACCATTAAGATTTTTCGTAATTTTCTAGCAGAGAAGTACCGTGCAAGTAAAGAACAAAACATCCAAGATCGTCATCAAATTAATGAGATCGAAACCTAAATTTTAGAAACACTGGTCGAGACCCAAAGAAAATTTAatcttagctagctagctagcgatcGAGTAGaactaaatgaaaaataataataataattggcAAGCAGGACCCCAAGAAAAAATTCTTCACGGCTTTAATCGAACCCACTCGTAACGTCCTTCCAAGGGCACATCATTGAAGACGTCGTAATTGTACCTGCAACAAATTTTCCATCCACCTCTCAATTCAATATCCACTAGTACTAGCTATTAGTAGTAGTGTTTGGTTACTGAGAAACTGCAGcaacagaagaaaaaagaagaaaatgaaagataacTTTCGAGGCCCTTAGTTCTTTTCTCTGGGAACTTACTTTTCCACGAAACGTTTTTGCAGGTCTTTCTCGGCGTCCGCAAAGAATTCTTCGATCTCGGACTCCGTTggcatcttcctcttctccaccCTTGATCTGGGGCGAGAGTTCGCCTCGGTTGGCCTCGCTGTTGATTCCAGGTTGGCCGACTCTGCTCGAGGCTCGCTCGAAGGCGTCGTCTCTCTCCTGGCAGAAAATTTCATTGCAAATTTGAAATGACGCacataatatacataaatacacATATATGATTGTATTTATAGTGGTAGTACGTTGGAGATATACAATTTGAAACGGAAAAAAATTAGATCGAAGAAGATCATTGCAGGGATCACACTTGTTTTGAATTTCGAATTCGTGAGCTAAATGATTTCAGAATTTTTAACGTTTAGAAGTCACTATTTGATCAAAACCTTTCTCGGCAGAAATTATACGTGGATGTTTCAACTTCAGAACTCCCATCCTGCAAACAGTAAATTCGAGAATTAAGACACAACATAcgaaattgaaattaaagaccGGCAACTAAAGCGCGAAACAAAAGATTCTTCAGGGAGCCGAATTTATCACAGAATTTAATTGACGACCTGCAGATCTACGAATTCGATTCTCTCTTCCTCCGGTAGCAGCGAACTTGAACCGTTACTGGAGCAACATGATGTCGCGACGTGATGATCCGAGCTAGGGCTAGAGCACCGGCCTTCCTCCGTCGACTCCGGCGAGATCACGGGGCTTCTCCGGTTCCTTAGCTGCACAAATGAGGAAGATGACGACTGGGAAAACTTCAATTCCTGGGCGTCCAGCTTCCTCCTCTTCGTGGTGGTGGTGGCTGAGCTGGCGGGAGCTGCTCGAGCTCTGGCCCTCACGCCCACCTGAGCGACCACCATGACCGCAATATCTGCTATTCCAGGCCTACACTTCCTCATATCTCTCTGTGTGTGGAATTCCTCTAAATTACTGTGTTTCTCGCTTAGTCAGAGAGAGAGTTTTTGTGTTTGATGGTGACGGTAGTGATGAGGTGCCGTTGGTGGTCCAGTCTCCGTTAACAATGACGGGGAATCTCTAAACGGGGAATGTGACGGCGCCGTTATGCGGATCGGGGTGCGTGGATGTTTGGGCCGAACGATACGCCATTCGTATGGTGCCACGTGGATACTTGAGGTTGAAAGAATTTAAATTGCCAACCGTACTGGAGGGAAGGAAATTGGAATCTGGTGTGATTAGAAACGTACTTTTAGattggattttgattttttttcggTTTTATGAGCATTTTTCTccaattataatgattattgaAAAGATAAATCAGTTCATCGTTTACTAAATTTGAGCAAGCGGTAGGAACTAGTTTTTCTCCATCGAAGTAAGCCATTCATTTTGGTAAAATAATTGTAGAACGactctcatttttatttatactggagtttcgtttatttttatagttaatctcaattcatctcatttaattattataattttttaaattttttacataaaataaaataaataatttaactttttttaaatcttaaaataaaaataatattaaaaaatatattctaacaatattttattcaattttttaattttaat
This window of the Juglans regia cultivar Chandler chromosome 12, Walnut 2.0, whole genome shotgun sequence genome carries:
- the LOC109014834 gene encoding cyclin-dependent kinase inhibitor 7-like, translated to MRKCRPGIADIAVMVVAQVGVRARARAAPASSATTTTKRRKLDAQELKFSQSSSSSFVQLRNRRSPVISPESTEEGRCSSPSSDHHVATSCCSSNGSSSLLPEEERIEFVDLQDGSSEVETSTYNFCRERRETTPSSEPRAESANLESTARPTEANSRPRSRVEKRKMPTESEIEEFFADAEKDLQKRFVEKYNYDVFNDVPLEGRYEWVRLKP